One window from the genome of Mustelus asterias unplaced genomic scaffold, sMusAst1.hap1.1 HAP1_SCAFFOLD_92, whole genome shotgun sequence encodes:
- the LOC144484082 gene encoding uncharacterized protein LOC144484082: MEGKSTVHSGETLYTCSVCGRGFSRSSGLAKHECSHSMEKLQKCVDCGKEFNSPSQLETHRRSHTGERPFTCSECGKGFALSSHLLTHQRVHTGERPFKCSDCWKCFKSSGELLSHQRVHTDERPFRCPYCGTGFRHSHHLTVHQRTHTGERPFTCSECGKGFTRSSHLLTHQHTHTGERPFTCSECGKGFTRPSHLLTHQRIHTGERPFKCSDCGKCYKSSGELMSHQRVHTDERPFRCSHCEAGFRQSYDLILHQRTHTGERPFTCSECGKGFTRSSRLLQHQRVHTGERPFTCSKCGKGFTNSSTLLTHQRTHTGERPFKCSDCGKCYKSSGELISHQRVHTDERPFRCSHCGTGFRRSYDLILHQHTHTGERPFTCSECGKGFTRSSHLLQHQRVHTGERPFTCSECGKGFTQSSYLLKHQRIH; encoded by the coding sequence atggaaggaaaaagcaccgttcacagtggagagacactgtacacgtgttccgtgtgtggacgaggcttcagccgATCATCTGGTCTGGCAAAACATGAATGCAGCCACTCCATGGAAAAACTgcagaaatgtgtggactgtgggaaggaattcaattccccatcccagctggaaactcatcggcgcagtcacactggggagagaccgttcacctgctctgagtgtgggaagggattcgctctgtcatcccacctacttactcatcaacgtgttcacactggggagagaccttttaaatgctcagactgttggaagtgcttcaaaagttctggtgaactgttgtcccatcaacgtgttcacactgatgagagaccattcaggtgcccttactgtgggactgggttcaggcattCACAtcacctcactgtacaccagcgcacccacactggggagaggccattcacctgctctgagtgtggaaaaggattcactcggtcatcccatctACTGACACACCAGCACacgcacactggggagaggccattcacctgctccgagtgtggaaagggattcactcggccaTCCCATCTACTGACACACCagcgtattcacactggggagagaccttttaaatgctctgactgtgggaagtgctataaaagttctggtgaactgatgtcccatcaacgtgttcacactgatgagagaccgttcaggtgctctcactgtgaggcTGGGTTCAGGCAATCATATGACCTCATTCTACACcagcgcacccacactggggaaaggccattcacctgctccgagtgtggaaagggattcactcggtcatcccgcctgctgcaacaccagagagttcacactggggagaggccgttcacctgctccaagtgtggaaaaggattcactaattcatccaccctgctgacacaccagcgcactcacactggggagagaccttttaaatgctctgactgtgggaagtgctataaaagttctggtgaactgatttcccatcaacgtgttcacactgatgagagaccgttcaggtgctctcactgtgggactgggttcaggcgatcataTGACCTCATTCTACACCagcacacccacactggggagagaccattcacctgctccgagtgtggaaagggattcactcggtcatcccacctgctgcaacaccagcgagttcacactggggagaggccgttcacctgctctgagtgtgggaagggattcactcagtcatcctacCTGCTTAAACACCAAAGAATTCACTAG